In one window of Erythrolamprus reginae isolate rEryReg1 chromosome 1, rEryReg1.hap1, whole genome shotgun sequence DNA:
- the HEBP2 gene encoding heme-binding protein 2 isoform X2 codes for MLKTIKQALFSSGLEMPKWNALPNQAPDYEIRQYESAKWVCTSLRTIDWDAAINAGFMKLFNYIKGKNERGTKIAMTAPVTCYVQPGAGPFSESITTVAFYLPSQYQANPPKPSDPDVFIESKSAITVYVRSFGGFAKAKRNQDEIQALAETLKRDGRTFQERIYYTAGYDSPFKLLNRHNEVWLVKRC; via the exons ATGTTGAAGACTATAAAACAAGCCCTTTTTTCTTCTGGCTTGGAGATGCCTAAATGGAATGCATTACCAAATCAG GCACCTGATTATGAAATTCGACAATATGAATCTGCCAAATGGGTGTGTACATCTCTTAGAACCATAGACTGGGATGCAGCCATTAATGCTGGCTTCATGAAGCTCTTTAACTATATTAAAGGCAAGAATGAAAGAG GAACAAAGATAGCTATGACAGCTCCAGTGACATGTTATGTGCAGCCAGGAGCTGGCCCGTTCTCCGAGTCCATCACAACAGTTGCCTTTTATTTGCCATCTCAGTACCAGGCAAACCCACCCAAGCCTTCAGACCCAGATGTCTTCATCGAATCTAAGTCAGCAATTACGGTCTATGTCAG ATCATTTGGAGGATTTGCTAAAGCTAAAAGAAATCAAGATGAAATACAGGCACTTGCTGAAACTTTAAAGCGGGACGGAAGAACTTTTCAAGAAAGGATCTATTATACTGCTGGTTATGACAGTCCATTTAAGTTGCTAAACAGGCATAATGAAGTTTGGCTTGTCAAAAGATGCTAA
- the HEBP2 gene encoding heme-binding protein 2 isoform X1, with translation MLCPPPPPSRPTLVAFCKSSLLGGPEKRLNRKAPDYEIRQYESAKWVCTSLRTIDWDAAINAGFMKLFNYIKGKNERGTKIAMTAPVTCYVQPGAGPFSESITTVAFYLPSQYQANPPKPSDPDVFIESKSAITVYVRSFGGFAKAKRNQDEIQALAETLKRDGRTFQERIYYTAGYDSPFKLLNRHNEVWLVKRC, from the exons ATGTTatgcccgcccccgcccccctcccGCCCAACTCTCGTTGCCTTTTGCAAAAGTTCCTTGCTTGGGGGACCGGAGAAGAGGCTTAATCGAAAG GCACCTGATTATGAAATTCGACAATATGAATCTGCCAAATGGGTGTGTACATCTCTTAGAACCATAGACTGGGATGCAGCCATTAATGCTGGCTTCATGAAGCTCTTTAACTATATTAAAGGCAAGAATGAAAGAG GAACAAAGATAGCTATGACAGCTCCAGTGACATGTTATGTGCAGCCAGGAGCTGGCCCGTTCTCCGAGTCCATCACAACAGTTGCCTTTTATTTGCCATCTCAGTACCAGGCAAACCCACCCAAGCCTTCAGACCCAGATGTCTTCATCGAATCTAAGTCAGCAATTACGGTCTATGTCAG ATCATTTGGAGGATTTGCTAAAGCTAAAAGAAATCAAGATGAAATACAGGCACTTGCTGAAACTTTAAAGCGGGACGGAAGAACTTTTCAAGAAAGGATCTATTATACTGCTGGTTATGACAGTCCATTTAAGTTGCTAAACAGGCATAATGAAGTTTGGCTTGTCAAAAGATGCTAA